A genome region from Mercenaria mercenaria strain notata chromosome 11, MADL_Memer_1, whole genome shotgun sequence includes the following:
- the LOC123530977 gene encoding uncharacterized protein LOC123530977: MKPGIKVLFLLSGCLDNIIVGSALKCWKCIAHDCNSDLEGNYKASKVKCHEGQRCMKVRYRMFDNVTHYDSVIRTCTDNKCDSSSLDSFYSCVATPTKYMIGGCTLRLCCDDRDLCNFSDSTVSVSFISVILAGFTTLLLGLLNNS; this comes from the exons ATGAAACCAggaattaaagttttatttttgttgtcagGTTGTTTGGATAATATCATAGTAG GAAGTGCCTTAAAATGCTGGAAGTGTATTGCTCATGATTGTAACTCTGACCTTGAAGGCAATTACAAAGcatcaaaggtcaaatgtcacgAAGGTCAAAGGTGTATG aaaGTTCGATACAGAATGTTTGACAATGTGACTCACTATGACTCTGTGATACGCACGTGCACTGACAATAAATGTGATTCCTCTTCTCTAGACAGTTTCTATTCCTGTGTTGCTACGCCAACCAAGTACATGATTGGAGGATGCACGTTGCGCTTGTGCTGCGACGACCGGGATCTATGTAATTTCAGTGATTCCACTGTTTCCGTGTCATTTATATCAGTGATTCTTGCAGGCTTTACAACTCTTCTTTTGGGTTTGTTAAATAACAGTTAA